Proteins from one Mycolicibacter virginiensis genomic window:
- the nrdF gene encoding class 1b ribonucleoside-diphosphate reductase subunit beta yields MVAADPIEAINWNDIADQRDLDVWNRLTANFWLPEKVPLSNDLPSWHTLTPEQQTLTIRVFTGLTLLDTMQGTVGCIEMLADSATPHEEAVYTNMAFMESVHAKSYSSIFSTLCSTPEITAAFAWSRENSFLQRKAHIVHDYYRGDDPLKKKISSVMLESFMFYSGFYLPLHWASRSILTNTADIIRLIIRDEAVHGFYVGYKFQQGMHAATGQRRTELADFAYSMLTELYDNEIDYARDLYDPLGMTEPVLPYMRYNANKALANLGLDPLFAAEDCRVPPEIMSALDPGAGENHDFFSGSGSSYVIGAQQPTTDDDWDF; encoded by the coding sequence ATCGTGGCCGCCGATCCGATCGAGGCGATCAACTGGAACGACATCGCCGACCAGCGGGACCTGGACGTGTGGAACCGGCTCACCGCGAATTTCTGGCTCCCCGAGAAGGTCCCGCTCTCCAACGACCTGCCCAGCTGGCACACCCTTACCCCCGAACAGCAGACCCTGACGATCCGGGTGTTCACCGGATTGACCCTGCTCGACACCATGCAGGGCACCGTCGGATGCATCGAGATGCTCGCCGACTCCGCCACACCGCACGAGGAGGCGGTGTACACCAACATGGCGTTCATGGAGTCGGTCCACGCCAAGAGCTATAGCTCCATCTTTTCCACCCTGTGCTCGACACCCGAGATCACCGCAGCATTCGCGTGGTCGCGCGAAAACAGCTTCCTGCAGCGCAAGGCCCACATCGTGCACGACTACTACCGGGGCGACGACCCGCTGAAGAAGAAGATCAGCTCGGTGATGCTGGAGTCGTTCATGTTCTACAGCGGCTTCTACCTACCACTGCACTGGGCATCGCGGTCGATCCTGACCAACACCGCGGACATCATCCGGCTGATTATCCGCGACGAGGCGGTGCACGGCTTCTACGTCGGCTACAAGTTCCAGCAGGGCATGCACGCGGCCACCGGGCAGCGCCGCACCGAGCTGGCAGACTTCGCGTACTCGATGCTCACCGAGCTCTACGACAACGAGATCGACTATGCGCGAGACTTATACGATCCACTCGGTATGACCGAACCGGTCCTGCCCTACATGCGCTACAACGCCAATAAGGCGCTGGCCAACCTCGGCCTCGACCCGTTGTTCGCAGCTGAAGACTGTCGGGTGCCGCCCGAGATCATGTCCGCCCTCGACCCCGGGGCTGGCGAGAACCACGACTTCTTCTCCGGTTCGGGAAGCTCATACGTGATCGGCGCGCAGCAGCCCACGACAGACGACGACTGGGACTTCTAA
- a CDS encoding helix-turn-helix transcriptional regulator, whose translation MATLDDFSRLVAAVYSSVLAPENWNETLSDLQRTLDTHCALIRVDETGRSIQAASLAPDACADYQRHYRRLDYVLEAVEHSPVGSFQSGRALVALQAQSEFHIDWLRPLDMTDGLFVRLTDGPAPMAFLTAGPRPPEPFVPLVSALVPHLQQALRSQAHLEHLRRRADELGAVTQALGHAVIVVTAASRIVYTNSAAEDLLRSADGLMVHAGRLEAAAAGTDTALQGSIHAAVAPVGSHPSGNSLLCARPSGRRPYVIEVLPTDPSGATGSGRHAVVVVADPEHESDTAPTFLRRHYGLTPGETEIAVMVMNGGGVKEIAERMSLSQSTVKTHLQHVFDKTGTHRQADLIRLLLALRSPCR comes from the coding sequence ATGGCGACCCTTGATGACTTTTCGCGACTGGTCGCGGCCGTCTACAGCTCGGTGCTGGCTCCCGAGAACTGGAACGAGACGCTAAGCGACCTTCAGCGCACACTCGATACTCACTGCGCGCTGATACGGGTGGACGAAACGGGGCGGTCGATTCAGGCCGCGAGTCTGGCCCCGGATGCGTGCGCCGATTACCAGCGGCATTACCGCCGGCTCGACTACGTGCTCGAGGCCGTCGAACACAGCCCCGTAGGTTCATTCCAAAGCGGGCGGGCGTTGGTGGCGTTGCAGGCCCAGTCGGAGTTCCACATCGACTGGCTGCGGCCCCTGGATATGACCGACGGCTTATTCGTGCGACTCACCGACGGCCCGGCCCCCATGGCGTTCCTCACCGCTGGGCCACGTCCTCCGGAGCCGTTCGTCCCCTTGGTCAGCGCCCTGGTGCCCCATCTGCAGCAGGCTCTGCGCAGCCAGGCACACCTGGAACACCTGCGCCGACGAGCCGACGAGCTCGGCGCGGTCACCCAGGCGCTGGGTCACGCCGTCATCGTGGTCACCGCTGCGTCCCGCATCGTCTACACCAACTCCGCCGCCGAGGACTTGTTGCGGTCGGCCGACGGACTCATGGTCCACGCCGGGCGACTCGAAGCGGCAGCCGCCGGCACCGACACCGCACTGCAGGGCAGCATTCACGCCGCCGTGGCACCTGTGGGCAGCCACCCGTCGGGGAACTCTCTGCTGTGCGCCCGTCCCTCGGGTCGACGCCCGTACGTCATAGAGGTTCTGCCCACCGATCCATCCGGCGCCACCGGCTCCGGCCGGCATGCCGTCGTCGTCGTCGCCGATCCAGAGCACGAATCCGACACCGCACCAACATTTTTGCGCCGCCACTATGGCCTGACCCCTGGCGAAACCGAGATTGCCGTCATGGTCATGAACGGCGGTGGTGTCAAAGAGATCGCCGAACGCATGTCCCTTTCACAGTCCACCGTCAAAACACACCTGCAGCACGTCTTCGACAAGACCGGAACTCATCGGCAAGCCGACCTCATCCGACTGCTGCTCGCCCTCCGCTCGCCGTGCCGCTGA
- a CDS encoding superoxide dismutase: MPVYQLPDLTYDYGDLEPAISGEIMALHHGAHHAAYVKGANATLERLGEMRQARDFSQLPGLERTLAFHVAGHSLHSLFWNNLSPNGGDRPGGELAAAIDESFGDFDAFQAELTAATASVQGSGWGALAWDPLGARLVVNQIHDHHITVVPTSTPLLVFDAWEHAFYLQYRNVKTDYIDRLWSLIDWADVTERFDAARAGGAATPFTVDVG, encoded by the coding sequence ATGCCGGTGTACCAACTGCCTGATCTGACCTACGACTACGGCGATCTGGAGCCCGCGATCAGCGGCGAAATCATGGCGCTGCACCACGGCGCGCATCACGCCGCCTACGTCAAGGGCGCGAACGCAACGCTAGAACGACTCGGCGAGATGCGCCAGGCCCGTGACTTCTCCCAATTGCCCGGACTCGAACGCACTCTGGCCTTCCACGTGGCCGGCCACAGCCTGCATTCGCTGTTCTGGAACAACCTGTCCCCCAACGGCGGCGACCGGCCCGGCGGAGAGCTCGCCGCGGCGATCGATGAGTCCTTCGGGGACTTCGATGCCTTCCAGGCGGAGTTGACCGCGGCCACCGCCAGCGTGCAGGGATCGGGTTGGGGGGCGCTGGCCTGGGATCCGCTCGGGGCACGGCTGGTGGTCAACCAGATCCACGACCACCACATCACCGTGGTCCCGACCAGCACCCCGCTGCTGGTGTTCGACGCCTGGGAGCACGCGTTCTATCTCCAGTACCGCAACGTCAAGACCGACTACATCGACCGCCTGTGGTCGCTGATCGATTGGGCCGATGTCACCGAGCGGTTCGACGCCGCCCGCGCCGGAGGCGCCGCGACACCGTTCACCGTCGACGTAGGCTAG
- a CDS encoding DUF5997 family protein, producing the protein MSRPNAQSMKPATAAKKLDVYLPATPAEFQENSITRTELAALQAEPPQWLKDLRKNGPHPKNLVAAKLGISISGLTRSGMENALTTEQIVALLEEKPEWLAAERESYQEVLREQRRIKALRADQAREG; encoded by the coding sequence ATGAGCAGGCCGAACGCGCAGTCCATGAAACCCGCCACGGCGGCCAAGAAGCTGGACGTGTACCTGCCCGCCACACCCGCGGAGTTCCAGGAGAACTCGATCACCCGCACCGAGCTCGCCGCCCTCCAGGCCGAACCGCCGCAGTGGCTCAAGGACCTGCGCAAGAACGGGCCGCACCCGAAGAACCTGGTGGCAGCCAAGCTGGGCATTTCCATCTCCGGTCTGACCCGTAGCGGCATGGAGAACGCGTTGACCACCGAGCAGATCGTCGCGCTGCTCGAGGAGAAGCCGGAGTGGCTGGCCGCCGAACGCGAGAGCTACCAGGAAGTCCTGCGCGAGCAGCGGCGCATCAAGGCGTTGCGCGCCGACCAAGCGCGCGAGGGCTGA
- a CDS encoding LysR family substrate-binding domain-containing protein has protein sequence MNPPSLTLGYVPGGTPAKWARVWGQRHPDVPLLLHTLEAADAVAAVRAGTVDVALLRPLSDTAGLAVIPLYEETTVAVVPKDHVFNAVDEITSADLADEPLLLPLDDVVAWADVPGKPIDHRPETTQDAIELVAAGLGALIVPQSLARLYHRKDLAYRPISDAPTCPVSLAFGEGQQAALVEEFVGIVRGRKPGSSRGQSKPAPKRSAREKTLAKQAARAAAGKTARKPSRAQRGRR, from the coding sequence GTGAACCCGCCTTCCCTCACCCTCGGGTACGTCCCCGGCGGGACGCCCGCGAAGTGGGCACGAGTCTGGGGACAGCGGCATCCAGACGTTCCGCTGCTGCTGCACACCCTTGAAGCCGCCGACGCGGTGGCCGCGGTGCGGGCAGGCACTGTCGATGTGGCGCTATTGCGGCCGCTGTCTGACACCGCAGGGCTGGCTGTCATTCCGCTCTACGAGGAGACGACGGTGGCCGTGGTGCCGAAGGACCACGTGTTCAATGCCGTCGATGAGATCACCTCGGCGGATCTCGCCGACGAACCGCTGCTGCTTCCACTCGACGATGTCGTCGCCTGGGCGGACGTGCCCGGCAAGCCGATTGACCATCGCCCTGAAACCACCCAGGACGCAATAGAACTCGTCGCGGCTGGGCTCGGTGCGCTGATCGTTCCGCAGTCGTTGGCGCGGCTGTATCACCGCAAGGACCTGGCCTACCGTCCGATCAGCGATGCGCCCACCTGCCCGGTGTCACTCGCCTTCGGCGAAGGGCAGCAGGCGGCGCTGGTTGAAGAGTTCGTCGGCATTGTGCGCGGCCGCAAACCCGGTTCGTCGCGGGGACAGTCCAAGCCCGCACCGAAACGCAGCGCGCGGGAGAAGACCCTTGCCAAGCAGGCCGCCCGCGCGGCTGCGGGCAAGACCGCACGCAAGCCGAGCCGGGCCCAGCGCGGTCGACGCTGA